The Malus domestica chromosome 17, GDT2T_hap1 genome contains the following window.
AAATGAAACTGCGAACATATGGAATCACCAGATGGCATCTTGTATAACGTTGGAGTCTCAAATATTGTGATAGGGATGACAGAGGAGGCGTGGAGCTACATATCGGATGCTGTGGTCATTGCTTACGACATAAACTGATATAACTGTCGtttgaaataaaaaactgaTATAACTGCCGCCCCTAAATACGTAGAGCTGGTGGTGCTTGTCGTTTATCATTTATTCCTTCCGTTGAGGGTCTCATTTCTTCCTAGGTTCAACAGGCATGGCACCATGCTCATGCAGCTCAGCAAAGGATTTATGTTTCGGATATCCCACTTGAAAAATTACGAATTGATTATATATATGAGAACGGATTTGtggcatcatttttttttacatactTTTTTATACATGTTTTTGTGAGACTCATTTCGTAATATATTTCAAAGATTCGAACCATCTATTTCTTATGTTTTCCCTCGAAGATCATATCTAACCGAAACCATCCAAATATGAAATCATATGAACGTTGCATTAAGGGTTTAGAGTTTCTTTGTCAAATCATATTAattcattttcttcactacaaatgaaagttttaatggttttggatttttcTAATTCGTTGCAAAGATGATTTATCAATGATGTTCTAAAAGTTCGACTGATTAAACtgttaaaatacattacaaaatAGCTTCCCaaaaacatacataaacaattttctaaaaataataatgCTACGAATCCGCCATATATAAAATGCACAATAACATGCACGTTCATTTTTTATTCGTAGCTTAAGAATGCACAATAACATATTTCAAGAACTTTTGTTTTCCTATAATCAAGCAAACCAATACAAATGGTTTACTACTTTCTTTCtcttattaattaattactcaCCTCATACTTCATGCTTACGTTTATTGAGAAATTATAATCTGCTATTGAAAAACGAGATACTTCGGATGTGGTCCCTAATCTTTaatattctttgactaaaaccttaatggtatccaaagtttgatcaaagtcccttgactttgtacacctcattatattacaattaatatttatatttttatagatttgactttaattatttgatattttatgagatttataatcctataaatttaaaatccctcattataatactactATAagcggttacaataaaaaaattcaaacattttgattgaataaatggataaaaactatgtaaaaataagaaataatagatggcaaaagaatgtatccatagtgttaaaaaatttggtacattttacaaaaaaaattggtacatttcacatataacaaagtggtacattaataaacaagaatgggtacattataaataaattaggctacatataaaagattaaaaaaatatgagtacagatgaattttaaaaaatataggcgctaaaagaaattaatacatgggtacaaaaataaaactaaaaaaaaaatactacaaatttaaaaaaaaatgttgcaaattaaaagtgggtacacattaaaaatataaatatatgatacaaagtttaggcataaaacataaatataccatatgtaatttttctatcattgattaaatatattaTGTCACGTGTCGGTATAcaaatgggtacaaacacaaataaaacgttaaaaaatagggaactttaatgaaaagcacccggtactgttcactttaacgaaaaaccatatttttacactaaaaagtcaatcatggtactattcactttaccctttattttgtccttatcattaaaactcaaagttttcaaacccttttcattagttttccttaaaaaatatgggcacaaaaagaaactaatatatgggtacaaattaaaaatgaaaaaaaaattggtacaaattaaaaatgaaaaaaaaattggtacaaattaaaaataggtacaaactaaaaataaaaatatatgataaaaatttagccataaatataaatatactaattgtaacatttttaacactaaaggaatatatttaaaaataaaattattatattattcaaataattaatgatgttattaatatcaaggaccttgatcaaaaattgaaaatgaataggattttaatcaatggagtagtaaAAAGAAGAATGTGAACGTAATTTCTCCATTGAAAAACCCTCATGCATATGACAATTCATgaatatttttcttcaaatataaACCCGTTGTCCATTATTGTATCACTATCATGTGCACTAAGTGTGAAATTTTTTTGATACCCTCAATATTTATGTAAAATATCAGAAAAAGATATGAAAAAATGGGTGAAGTCTAACCTTCATCCATATCGgaaaaactcttaaattttaACTAAAATCGTTCGTCGATAATTCAGACATATTGGTTAAATATCGGAAAAACTTTTATATCTCATTTAAATCAATGTTTGACATTtcctaaaattttattttaaatttctacaTTTTCAAGCAAATTTTCATCGTAGGCAACCAATATTGATACATCTATTAATATTTTTCACAAATTTGCATACCTATATTTTTACCAATACTGATATTTTACATACAATGTACACTGAACTAAAGTCACAAGTGAATAGGAAGTCAACGGCACCAAAAGTCCTCTCACGTCAATCCCCTGATCGGTCTCTTGAGTGTGATCACTTAGCTTTGCTTAACAAGCAAAtcatttgtccaaaaaaaaagaaaaaaaaaaaacaagcaaagCATGAAATTAGTCAAGACACCATTTATTATGGTTAGAATTCGTCAATAAGTAAAGGTGTACATCGTTTTTCATAAAAgggatttgaagatgatgtatCGATAATCTAACAAAGACTTTTCCTTTTGTGTCGAAATTAAGGAAGAAATAGACTTTTATCCAGGGAAATTACCCATATCCACATATATTCCAAATCCAAGCATATATAAAGAAGATGCCAactaaaaagggaaaaaataaGGCCAAATTAAAGTTAGATAAAAAGTTAATTAAGGTTTTGTGGTCCTAATCAAGAATTTATTGTTGTGTTTCTCTATGCATGTATGTCAATTTTTGTAGGCCTACAAGCTAAACCTACCCCCATTTCCCTCTCGCAAAACCACCTGCACACTTTTATTTTGCAAGATTATAGtaatatttaaactattataATTTTGGAGATGAGAGATTATTACCGGAATGTAACCGacaaataaattatttagatcAATTGACCTAACTCATATTTGCATACACAATCCCATTAGTTTGTCGTCTTATGTTAGATAGTTAATATTACAAACCAAAATAGTCTATAACATTGACATAACTTATCAGTTTGATCATTGACatgaaaatcgatagaagtaaTCATTGAGTTTGTCCACTGTAAATCATTTGGTTTTTTCGTAAAAAATCTGTCAATATCCTTGTTGAATTGTCACATGAATGACCAAGTGCTAACTTTtttaagggtatttttatcAAACCAACTCCTCCATCTAATGACAATATTTACCATTTTTTTACGAAATGATCATAATGATTTACGGTGGACAAACTTATGAATCACTTCCATCGGTTTTGATTGTAATGGACCAAAATAAAGAGTTATGCCTGACATAATTCGTGATTATTTTagataaggaaaaaaaataaaaaaagaagcctttttgtttttgtcgaAAAAACTTTTCCCAACTCGGTTAACACTCATGATCCTTGGAGATTAGCACAAACATTTTCAGAAACACAACTGATCAGACAGTCAGAGACTCAGAGGTATAATTCCACAAGACTACCAGCGTTACCATGCACCTTCACCTTTGCAGGTTCACGAGGCTGGAACCTGGGTTTTGATCTGTcatctgtttcttcttcttcttcttcttcttcttcttcttcttcttcttcttcttctaatttGTTTCTACTTTCTGCGGGGTCGTGAGAAAGGTGTGGCTTTTGAAACGTACAAAATTATCTAGCCTGTATATTTTAACATTTTCTTGCAGAGCTGATTATTACTGTTATTTTTCGACAACAACAATTCAACCCGCCACCAAACCCTTTCTCTGCGTTTACGTTGCACcaccaaaccctaaaccattgCTAACAACAAAAATGAATGCGAAAATATCCAGCTTTTATTAACAAAAAGATTAATgcgaaaaaattaattttgtaatttttaaattaattctctattgttatttgttattttttaattaattctcttttgtttgttggatattttttaattaattctcatttgtttttttttttaaattaattcagTCACCGTAAGGCGTAAGTAATTGATTTGATATGATGCATGAATAATAACAAAACAGGTAAGTGAGGGGAATAAAAGCCTATTATATAATATCTAATTTAATTAGCCTCATGACACAACAATATAATCTAAATCTCTACTATTTAATGAAATCTTTTTTGTTAATCAAAAGATGATGAAAAAATAACTTAGTCTTCTATAAttcaaaaaaatgatgggcaataatgtaattttacatgtccaaattttactttttttattaaaatctcatttacagatgatgttaaaatatctttaatatttaaaattaaaaaaaaaaccaaaaaaaaaaaacctcacacTCCCCcacccacgttctctctctctctccctctctcctcattttctaaaaaaatatgttcatacACATAAAGTGTGCAGACATATGCTAGTTACTTattaacaaaatattttttgtcaACTAAAAGAGGATAAAAAGACAATTTgatattttattacaaaatcaaatcatggCAATATTGTAATTTCGTACAGACCAAATAttactttttttaatttcaaatctcATCCACATATCATTATAACATCTCTAAttccatacaaaaaaaaaaccccaagttctctcactctctctctcaattctcTCCaacttctctttttattttcctaggtacaactatatattttacgtattcaattgagattttgaggtattttaattcttttaatgaatctaaaggtattcaattaggattttaagtgattatctgaaattcaagatgcattcaattagaattttaagatagtttattaaaatccttagaaatctgggtgtattcaattaggattttaaagaagtttataacattccagtgtattcaattagaaattgatttaaatcatttgagaaagttgaggaattagagggaattggagagattttgtagtgtattttaagcatccacaaatctcacatctccccatgagatttcaagggaattgaatcaaaattttatatgaaatctctacaaatcaattaaacttcataaaaattcatatatttataaatccattaaagtcttaaattctcaattgaataaaTCTCGAGAAAGTATGTACAGATCATTTTTGAAGATAGTACAAGGGTACAATCAttgttgaagaaaataaaagagtaCGTACAGATTATTTTTGGATATTGAATATTGTCATatccaaagaaaaaaagggaaaattgtCAAAGCGGAAGTTTCTACACATATCTGCCATGTTCAAACTAATCTATCCCTTAAtttagaaagtgtagaaaaatgAGGGCATTGCTAATTAATTAGATTTAATTGTGTACTTGAGTTTCCTTTTCAATCTTTATTATAATCAACAAAATAATGCAAAAggactttttttctttcttttctttagatgtAGCTTTTGGAGTTAGGTaataaataaggaaaactaataaatttttttgaaaactttgagttttaatcaaaaggacaaaaatgtgttgtaagtgaatagtatcatgagtgactttttagagtaaaaatgtcattttcgttaaaagtgaacaatactatgagtgttttgttaaaacacTCTAATAAATATTCATATTTGtataaggtgtgtatttgtgacACCATTTTTTTACGTAACTTTTTAAACATGTTTTTGTGAGACACATGTTGTATTGTATTTTAATGATCTGAATCATTTACCTTTTATAACATCATTCATAGATTATCCTTatcaaaaattagacaaatccacAACTATTAAGATATTCATTTGTAGtaaaaaaatgaacaaataCGATTATACAAAAAAACTCTAAGTCCTTAATCTAACAGTCATATGGTTTCGAATTTTGGTGAGTTTTCAATAAACATACTTTTTAAGAGAAAACCTGAAATTTAGACGGTTCAAATCGTTGAAATATATTTGAAGTGAGCCCGCAAAAATGTGTGTAAAAAATTGTATACTTGAGTTGCTTTTCAATCTTATCATAATGAACAAAATATAATAGAAAAAagataggatttttttttctttatagatGTGATATATAACTTTTGGAGTAAGTAATAAATATTTGTAATATGTATCAGTTACCAGATCTGATAAacataaaatattatttcaGATGTTTTACTTTTTGGTAAGTAAtcattttgattttgaaaaatatataatcAAATTACCATATAACACAAATCTACTGTATAAACAGAATACCACTtttgacaaaaacaaaatataaataccAGTagtaacttcttttttttgtcaaatatacATTAGTAACTTCCtcgctgaaaaaaaaaaaaaatagtaacatCAGGTGATTCATGTGCTCAAGTGAAATTACCTCATCACCCTTGgtgttaaaaatatttttttgttaactcattttatataaaatggGCATAATGCATTTATTCATTGGTAGTGGCAGGTGAAGCTCAATGGTGAAAAGTAATCTTGTCTATGCACCCTAGTTCGGGCTCGACTCTTATtgatcctcatctccactaatAACTAACAATTTAACCCATCAACGTTATTGTAAATAGAAAAAACTTTTAGGTAGTGAGTTGTTTGAATTTAAATAATGTttcaaaattatttataaaaaaaaactacctaAAGCAGTGTGCTCCTCTGCATTCAAGTTTGGAATCATCTTTTCCCTAATTTAGATGAATTAAGTGTAATTATCTTAATGTTtatcaaaaataatattttcaagAATTCACCTGTAAGTAGATGCATACATATACGTAATAATAAGGAGTATCTTAAATATaaaagttaaataaaattatatgttTATTTTGATAAGCAAATTATATATCTACTACGCAGTTTAGACTCAGAGGAATGTTAACTTAAGAGAGTGGACAATTCAGATCCCTTTTTGTGTTcccttaaaagtaaaaataagtaaGTATGTCCGGACAAAAAAATTAGTAAATATTATACCATATTAACACAAGGAATGGATTATTGAATCTGTTGCTATGACATTtgaatttataataattattacaataatttgaCCCAACAAAGTGTTGTCCGCATGTAAAAAGTTAGACTAAAATTTTGTCAACTATTGTAATCTCCAATATTGATATTTGcctatgaaattatgaaaatatatTGCTTCATCCTACTTTCAAATTTCAGCAACCCTATTTACGGATATTTCAATAGTATCGAAAGTATCGATGATATTTAAAACCTTGCTTATAAATGAATTATCCATAAGACTTCATGTCATAAATTGACACTAATACAAGTTATATTCCTTTATTTACGTCCGTAGTTACAAGTACTTAAACTATGAAGGACATATGAAAAAATCGTATCTATATTATGCAACTTTTTAATCATCGAAGATGAGAATTGGAAAGTATGCCTGACACGTTGCGTTAATACTCTGAAAAGTTAATGAATCGGTTAATGTGTCGTAATTTTGCGCACAATAATTACAAAACCAACACAACGGGTATTTGTTTGGTGACTTATAAAAAGTCAGCTCTCTTAAGAAGAGGTGAAAAAATACAGACATATTTGGATTTCCCAAACCCAGAGGTAGTTTTCCACTTTCTACATTGGCAATAAGAAATCACAACAAGATTTCCAGTATCAAAATCTACGTTAGATGGCAGAAAGAAACTTGAAAACTGTGCGTATTTATTACAGAGTTCGACGCGATAGTTTGTGCATGACGACTTATAAAAGGTCTGCTCTCTTAAAAACAGGTGTAAAATACAAGCAAATTCTAGATTACCCAAATCCAGAGATATGTCTTCTCTTTCTACAATGCAAACCAGAAAGCACCCAAGATCAACAACTAGGTTGGATAGtagaaagaaaacatgaaaattagaaaaaccaaaaagaaaagtaaaagaaagaagaaaaatccaATTGAATATTAGTGCAAAATACATACATGTAGTGTTGGAGATGTGAAAATTGGGAAAAAGAGGGGCAACATGGGAAGAACAAAGAAAGATAGAGGAGGGAAGTGGATAAAATCCGCTGTTTGAATAGCCCACTGGAAAGCAAACCATGGCCCCTGGTTTTCACTCCTCTTTCCAAAACCGGCTTTCTCTTTCAGCCCTAAGTCCCTTTGTCCCCTTCTTTTATACCCATTTAACCCGCTCCCCCCTTCTCTTCCTTGAACAGAGCTGCCAAATTTCACATCGATGTCCTCCTTTTAACACCCATCATTCTCCAGTACAATATAACTTTTATTGTTACTGCCCACTCTTCTCTCTAaacccctctctctcctcccctccTCTGTTCCCCTGGTCTgtttttttctgggtttcaatccaatttctcatttttttcttcaattgggTATGTACCCAGATTGaaagtttacattttttttgagtttttctgaAATGCCCTGAtcgaaaatttcatttttttctattGGGTTTTTGTGTTATGATTAAAGGTAGAACTTGGGGTGTGAATGGGGATTGAAACGGTGGCGCCCAATCGCAAAGGCAGTAAGGAGTTTCTGGCATTGGCGGAGGAGACGAATTCGAAAAGCAAGACCAGGAAGGGCCGGCGACGTCAGCGGAAGATGTCGCCGGTTCAGAAGCTGTACGAGACTTGCAAGGAAGTCTTTTCGTTTTGTGGGGCCGGGGTCATTCCCCCGGCTGAAGATATCCAACGGCTATCCTCTGTTTTGGGTATAATTCTTTTATCTCTGCTTTAGCATGAATTCAAATTCATGTTCTTGCTCTAATTAATGTCTCAGAATTTCGTAAGTATTTCATAAGTTGATTGAATTAAAGCtcaattttggttattttttaatgaatttagaaaACCGTATTGAATTAAAGAtgcaaaattttataaaattggACTCCATTTTACCATTTCACATGTTTGTATCGGTCTTCTGTGTTGAATTTGCATTATCTTGTAGGTTCTGTTATCGGCCGGtgcctttttgttttatttttttccaaaaaaaaatttagataaTTTAATCAATCTGTGTCCTTGCATTTGATACATGCATTTCAGTTTTGCGGCTGTATACATGCatctatatgtatgtatgtctttTCGGGCATTTCAGTTTTGCGGCTGTATACATGCATCTATATGTTTGTATATCTTTTCGGGGTTGTTGTTCAATTTACTGtataaaaaaatgtttgtgACATAACACGTGTCAATTAACGATAGACGTTAGAAGATTTGATCTCGTTTTTCATGCCAGAGGGGGCCTCCATATCTGCATCGGTTCATTTCTTTACATCTGGATACTGTTTTGGTTACACAAATGGAATATTAGTTGCATTCAACTGTGTTTAATTCAGGATTTTGAGAGAAAATAATCCGTGATAGTGTTATTTGCAATCGTTTTTCTTACCTTTTTCGAATTGATTCCCCAAAGTGGCTTATAGGGTTTGGTTGTTTTGATGCCAGATGCCATGGAGCCTGCTGATGTCGGCCTCACTCCTGATTTGCCGTACTTCAGGATGACGGTAGCTAGACGAACCCCGGTTATAACATACCTGCATCTTTACGAGTGCGAAAAATTTTCAGTAAGTTTCTTCCGGGTGCATTCCCGCAATTTACGAAGCGAAATCAGTCAGCGTGGCTTTTGTTCTTATAAGGTGTTACCTATATGCAGATGGGGATATTTTGCTTGCCGCCTTCGGGTGTCTTACCGCTTCATAATCACCCGGGAATGACGGTTTTCAGTAAGCTTCTGTTTGGGACAATGCACATCAAGTCCTACGATTGGGTGGCTGGTGCCCCGGAGAAAACATTGGCAAGTGCGAATCCTTCACTAGGTAAATTCCTCCTTTGAAAAATTGTACTATTTCTTAACATTTGTATAGAAAGTAGTAAGTGCACACTCAACTCCTGGTGCCGCACCCAAGACTTTCTAGTTTGGGTGGGACCAACGTGGGGTCAAATGCGACCAAAATACATGGTTGCATGCCTGAGTGAGAGCTTTCCTATGGATGATGTGGTCCGGAGCCCTTGCACAAGTTTTTTTCTATATAGCAAAGACACAGCATGACCTTTCTTGTTAAATGTTATTGCATTGTATTGCATCTTCCTTGAGATAATCTGTGGGACTTGATGAGAAATCTACCGGCCTTTTCGATGTGCTTTCGTTCATGCAGTTGCACCGCCCGGTGTTCATCTGGCTAAAGTTAAGGTTGACGCCGATTTCACTGCTCCTTGCAAAACATCCATCCTCTATCCAGCTGATGGAGGCAACATGCATTGCTTCACAGCAGTGACAGCATGTGCAGTGCTCGATGTGCTTGGGCCCCCATATTCTGATCCTGACGGCAGGCACTGCCAGTACTACCTTGATTACCCATTCTCTCGCTTCCCAGGTATCAATTTGGTTAGATCTTCCATTCCAACTAAAAACCAAGAGCGCAGCCTGTTAGAACTTTGAGAAATCTCGATGACGGTTCTGTTTTTGAATTTCAGATGGGGGAGTATCGGTGCCGGAAGATGAGAAAGAAGGCTATGCTTGGCTTGAAGATATAGAGAAACCTGAGGACTTAGCTGTAGATGGAGCCAAGTACAGAGGCCCAGAAATACAGGAGAATTGATGATCTCACCAATCCATCTATCTATATCTCTCCATCCTCATTCCATTTCAGTTGTCTGCATCGCCATACCGTTTTCCCCATTCATCCATCCGCCGCCGCATCACCATCCTGTCGCTTTCATTGATGTCATCAGTGGCTGCTGATCAATTCAGTGCCGCAATAGTAGTGCTTTTGTTTCGTTATGTTGGTTTTTTGTcatgttttgttctttttttcttctttccctgTGGGACATGAGGAGGCACTTGgtgcccttttttttcttctttctacaGTTAATGTAcatatctaaaaaaaaaaaaaaaaaaaaaagcaacaaaaAGAAGAGAAGTGTTATTTGCACTGGAAATTAGTGGATGAAAGTGCATTAGCACTCTTTTCATACTTTGCTTTTTAAGTTTTACATACCCTTCTCTTcaccgccccccccccccccccccaaaaattTACTTGGTTCGTTTATGATgatattattcatcattttcCAGTCAGAGATGATGCAATTTTCTGTTGAAGTCCAAATCTGAAGATCTGTAGTTTTCCTTGATTTCATGGAAGGAGAAATGTGGTAAATGtggtttgggatttgttttGTTGTCACCTGTAAGAGGAAAATGAATGCATGTCacatgagagatttttttgTGCGCGATCAGAAGGGTAGCTTCTTACCTTGGAATTTATCGTGTCACCGGGCTAGCCAGTAGCTTACAGGGAGTGTAGGTAAGCTTATAGGGGTGTGCTTGGGAGAGAATTACATGTGCCCTAGATGCTATGTACCGGTTTGAGAAATTACCACGGAAGTGGTGAAAGTTAAACTGAAACTAATTTATAAACTAGGTTTGATAATATTTCAAACTAATTATGCTCAATGCGCAGCTCTCAATGACATTGTGTTATTAGTTTGGAATGATGTCATAATGTCATATTTAACGGAGATAAGTCTCTCTCTCGTGTACTTTAAGAGTATCTAATGTAAGTTTATAATATGTTGTAGTATTCGGTGTAGGTAAGTCTCTCTGCGAAACTTTGGGCTAGACAACGTGACGTGTGAGTAACATGTGGTAAACGATAGTTGAGCTGAAAAGTGAAGGCGTTGGTTTGGCGTGGGTCATATCATATGAATATGCATGATCATATATCATCAATGGGATAAGACGACATGATGATGGAGATGATCTGTGAAGGGTCTGGTTTGGCGTACTTGCCCTTTGAAGATTGGGACATGGGGACATGTCTCTGGCTTTGGAGACAGCTTCAAGAAAAACAAGTACAAAGCAAGCAGCTGTGACGTGTTTCCGTGGGGATCAGCACCACCAGAGGGGAGAGAGCTGCATCTGCATGCATGTCTTGCACATATATTTACCCCTTTATCTGTTACTAATTACCAGGAGTAGTAACGTGATTTAAACAGGTTAATTTTCATACTAAATTACTAATTAGCTAGCTAGTAATTACAAAGCTGTTTCCAGAAAGATGATATTTCTTGTTTTGTTGAGCTGCTGCAAATTAACTTTGTttacattctctctctctctctctctcacatacaCATACTGTTTACTTGCATGCAATGCAACCTGTGCGTGCCCTTGGGGTTGGGGTGGGTGTGCCGCCAAGATTAGGTTAGGCATGTAGATTGTAGGGTTTGTAAGTTTGCGAGTGCGTCACTTAGGCTCGTGATGATATCAAAAGTAGGTTATCTGTCTGCAATGACTCGGAAGTTTCTTGGAGAATATTACTTTATTACCAAAGTACAAAGTGCCCATGGAGGGAAGCATACGAAGATTCCTGCAGTTAGCagtatatgatatatatatatatatatttcgatTAATTGAGTTTCGGGTTCAAATCTTCAGCGCCTTCCTTAGttgtgaaaaaagaaaaaggaaaagaaaaaaacactgCAATTACGCTCACGAGTTTTGACTTAATAGGCATGTTGCTGCATGCATTTGGGCCCAATGGATTCACACTTCGCAGGTTCTCAACCAAGCTGGCAATACACGGGTTGAAAACTTGCTAAGGTGATATCCCCAATACAGTTCACCGTCTAACCCACAATATTAGTCCAGATACAAAATCTACTAGCTTTTCTAATTTACCCAATTATTTGCAAGAGGAAAAACTAACGCGGTTCAAATATTTATAAACTAATTTGTAATCGAAATTAAAATaaggattgatttttttacagGTTGCTTTAGTGTTTAATGACCAAGtgcaatttttctttaatagtCTGATCTACTTAGtagtacaaaaaataaaacaatcaaAATTGAATTGAAGAAATACTATTTTTACTCGCTTTCCAATCTAATAAATATAATGTCGGACTATCCAGTAGTCCATACTACTTGAAGACTTACCTGACTatgtgaaaacaaaaaacaatactATGAATTCAACTCTTGAAGTTGGTGGAGTTGGACtcttcctcaattcaattcatgccccCGCTACTAGAGAATCTCTCCCATTTGGCATGTTAAAACTACATTCACATCTTATTACATTTATGGAAATGCAAATGTGAGTTTTGCTTTATTAGAGGAAATGTAAATTTAGATTTCATGAGATAGCTGCTTAGTTTACGTGATAGTCTTCTTCTCTCCTTGTTTTCACGGGTTCACATATTTTTAGCCCAAGTGAATATTTTACAACTCTTAAAATTGTCCTTTGAAGCGCTTTTTGATCAATGAAAGATGTATAAtgtgttttgagaaatgttagTAACTTCGCACTAATTTTTGTATTTGAATTCTTTTACTTTAACAAATGACATGTGTCAAATTTGTACTCAAGTTGTTTGTTTGTACAAATTCACTTAagatctttattttttattttttatttatatcacTGGAGCAATGTATCCAATTGCAAATTTGTATTTGTTGGCaatatttttgctcactacCCTATTTATGACTattgga
Protein-coding sequences here:
- the LOC103404418 gene encoding plant cysteine oxidase 2-like; protein product: MGIETVAPNRKGSKEFLALAEETNSKSKTRKGRRRQRKMSPVQKLYETCKEVFSFCGAGVIPPAEDIQRLSSVLDAMEPADVGLTPDLPYFRMTVARRTPVITYLHLYECEKFSMGIFCLPPSGVLPLHNHPGMTVFSKLLFGTMHIKSYDWVAGAPEKTLASANPSLVAPPGVHLAKVKVDADFTAPCKTSILYPADGGNMHCFTAVTACAVLDVLGPPYSDPDGRHCQYYLDYPFSRFPDGGVSVPEDEKEGYAWLEDIEKPEDLAVDGAKYRGPEIQEN